Part of the Variovorax sp. PAMC 28711 genome is shown below.
CGCCTGCTTCGCGGTCAGCCGCATGCCGGCGTGCTTGGCCAGGCGCAGCAAAAGATCGCGGGTCACCAGCCGGCCCACCAGCAGCGCACCGACGGCCGTGGCGGCCTTCTGGATGCGCTCGCGCTTGTGGGGGGCCAGGTGTTCGACCTGCTTGACCGACAACCCGAACTCCGCACTGATTTCGGGGATGAGCTTCGAGAGCAAGGCCGCATCGGCTGCCCAGTCCACGCCCGGCAACGGCACCGCACTGGCCGCGGCTGACAGCAGCGCCTTGCGCCCCAGCAGTTTGCGGCTGCGCTGGATGGCGACCAGCAGCCGTGGATCGCCTCCGGCCAGCTCGATGGAAGACGGCATGGGGACTTCTCCTGATCAGGCGACCAGCGCCTCGAGTTCGCCCGACACGGCCATCCACCGTTCTTCGAGCGTACCGATTTCTTCGTTGATCGCCTTCAGGCGCTTGCCCGCTTCGGCGAGGTCCAGGGGCGGCAGACTGTGCGCCAGGCGCGCCTCGAGTACCGCTTTTTCAGTGCCAACGGCGACCAGGCGCTCGTCGATCTTCGCGATCTCGCGCTGCAGCGGCTTGAGGTCGGGCTTCTTGCCGGCAGAGGCGTCGCCACCGGTCGACACAATCGGCTTGACTGCAGTCGAAGTCGAAGCCGAAGCCTGCCGCGTCGCGACCTTGGCTTCTTCGCGCTGGCGTTTGGCTTCGTCCAGCAGATAGCGCTGGTAGTCGTCCAGGTCGCCGTCGAAGTCGGTGACGGCGCCGCGTCCCACCATCCAGAATTCGTCGCACACCGAACGCAGCAGCGCACGGTCGTGGCTCACCAGCATGAGCGTGCCTTCGAACTCGTTGAGCGCCACGGCCAGCGCCTCGCGGGTGGCGAGGTCCAGGTGATTGGTGGGCTCGTCCAGCAGCAGCAGGTTGGGGCGCTGCCAGACCATCATGGCCAGCACCAGTCGCGCCTTTTCGCCGCCGCTCATCGTGCCAACCGCCTGCCGGACCATGTCGCCGCTGAAATTGAAGCTGCCCAGGAAGCCGCGCAGTGCTTGCTCGCCCGTACCTTCTTTCGGCGCATTGCCGGCGGCGGTGGCGTCGCGCGCAAGGCGCACCATGTGCTCCAGCGGGTTGTCCTGCGGGCGCAGCACATCGAGTTCCTGCTGCGCGAAGTAGCCGATGTTGAGACCCTTGCCCTCGGTGACTTCGCCAGCGAGCGCGCCCATTTCGCGCGCGATGGTCTTCACCAACGTCGACTTGCCTTGGCCGTTGGCGCCCAGGATGCCGATGCGTTGGCCGCCCTGCACCGAGCGGCTCACGCCGGTCAGGATGGTCTTCGCGGGCTCACCCTCGGGCTGGTAGCCGAAGCTCGCACCGCTGATCGACAGCATCGGATTCGGGATGTTGCCCGGCTCCTTGAACTCGAAAGTGAAGTCGGCCTCGGCCAGCAGCGGCGCGACCTTCTCCATGCGCTCCAGCGCCTTCACGCGGCTCTGCGCCTGCTTGGCCTTGCTGGCCTTCGCCTTGAAGCGGTCGATGAACTTCTGCAGGTGCGCGATCTTGTCCTGCTGCTTGGAGAAGGCCGTCTGTTGCAGCGCCATCTGTTCGGCGCGCAGCAGTTCGAACGTGCTGTAGTTGCCGCCGTAGCGGGTGAGCTGGGCGTTGGCGATGTGCAGCGTCACGTCGGTCACTGCATCCAGGAACTCGCGATCGTGGCTGATCACGATCATCGTGCCGGCGTACTTCTGCAGCCAGGCTTCAAGCCAGACGAGCGCGTCCAGGTCCAGGTGATTGGTGGGTTCGTCGAGCAGCAGCAAGTCGCTCGGGCACATCAGGGCACGCGCGAGTTGCAGGCGCATGCGCCAGCCGCCGGAGAAGCTGTTGACCGGTTCATCGAGCTCGTGCGACTTGAAGCCGAGGCCGAGGATCAGCGCCTGAGCGCGCGGCACCGCGTCGTGCTCGCCGGCGTCGGCCAGGTCGGTGTAAGCATGCGCGAGTTCCATGCCGACGTCGGCATCTTCGGGGTTGGCTTCGTAGGCGGCCTCGATGGCCGCGAGCGTGGCGCGCAATTCGACCAAGCGGGTGTCGCCACCCACCACGAAATCGGTGGCCGCTTCCTCGGTTTCCGGCATGTCCTGCGCGACCTGCGCCATGCGCCACTGCTTCGGCACATAGAAATCGCCGCCGTCTTCGTGGATCGAGCCGTTGAAGAGTGCGAACAGCGTCGACTTGCCCGCACCGTTGCGGCCCACGAGCCCGACCTTTTCGCCGGGGTTGAGGGTGACGGTGGCGCCGTCGAGCAGCTTCTTGGCGCTGCGACGCAGGATGACGTTCTTGAGAGTGATCATGAGGAAAAAGTTGGGGCCAGCGCCTCGCGCGTGACCAGCAGCACCTGGTCTTCGCCGGCGCTGGTGTCGAGCCACACCGCTTCGAGCTGCGGGAACGCAGCTTCGAAATGGGGGCGTTCGTTGCCGATTTCCAGTACCAGCACGCTGCGTTCACTCATGTGGGCAGGCGCGTCGGTGAAAAGAGTGCGGATGAAATCCATGCCGTCGGCGCCGCCGGCCAGCGCCAGCGCCGGCTCGGCAAGGTACTCGGCGGGCAGGGCGGCCATGCTGGCGGCGTTGACGTAGGGCGGGTTGCAAAGGATGAGGTCGTACGGGCCGCGCACGCGGGTGAGGCCGTCGGATTGGATCAGCGTGACGCGCGCGTCGAGATCATGCCGGGTGACGTTGATGGCCGCTACCTGCAACGCGTCGATCGAGAGGTCGGCCGCATCGATGGCGATGTCGGGGTAGGTCAGGGCGGCGATCACCGCCAGGCTGCCATTGCCGGTGCACAGGTCGAGGACGCGCCGGGTGTGCGCGCCGAGCCAGTAGTCGATGCTGCCCTCGACGAGCAATTCGGCGATGAAACTGCGCGGCACGATGGCGCGCTCGTCCACGAAAAACGAAACGCCTTGCAGCCAGGCTTCTTTGGTGAGGTAGGCGGCGGGCTTGCGCGTCTCGATGCGCTCGGCCAGGAGCGCGGCAACCTTGGCGGCGTCCGGGGGCGCGACGGGTTGGTCCGCGGCGGCGTCGATGTCGTCGATCTCAAAGCCCAGGCGCCACAGCACGAGCCAGGCCGCTTCGTCGAAGGCGTTGTCGGTGCCGTGCCCGAACGCCACGCCCGCGTCGACCAGTTGCTGTGCGCCGGCCTCGATCAGTTCGATGACGGTGCTCATTGCAGCCCGTTCAGCCGCTCAAGCGTGCGCCGATAGATGTTCTTCAGCGTCTCGATCGAGGCCACGTCGATGTGCTCGTCGATCTTGTGGATGCTGGCGTTGACGGGGCCGAGCTCGATCACCTGCTTGCAGATCCTGGCGATGAACCGCGCGTCGCTGGTGCCGCCGCTGGTCGACAGCTCGGTCGTGAAGCCGGTCTCGTCGGTGATGGCCGCCTGCACGGCTTCGACCAGCTCGCCCGGCGTGGTCAGGAAGGGCAGGCCGCCCACCGTCCATCGGAGGTCATGGTCGACGCCGTGCGCATCGAGCACCGCCACGACGCGGCGCTGCAGCGCCTCGGGCGTCGACTCGGTCGAGAAGCGGAAGTTGAAATCGACCACCGCGCTGCCTGGGATCACGTTGCTGGCGCCTGTACCCGCATGGATGTTGCTGATCTGCCAGCTTGTCGGCTGAAAATAGGCATTGCCAGCGTCCCAGCCACCCGCCGCGTTGATGGCCACGAGCTCGGCCAGCGCGGGCGCGAAGGCATGCACCGGGTTCTTCGCCAGGTGCGGGTAGGCGATGTGGCCCTGCACGCCCTTGACGGTGAGCTTGCCGCTCATCGTGCCGCGCCGGCCGTTCTTGATCATGTCGCCGCAGCGCTCGACGGCGGTCGGCTCGCCGACGATGCAGTAGTCGACGGTTTCATTGCGCGCCGACAGGGTGTCGCAAACGATCACGGTGCCGTCGACGGCCGGACCTTCCTCGTCGCTGGTGAGCAGCAGCGCGAGGTTGAGCTTCGGGTCGGGCGTTGTTTCGAGGAACTCTTCGATCGCGACCACGAAGGCGGCGATCGAAGTCTTCATGTCGCACGCGCCGCGTCCGTACAGCTTGCCGTCGCGGTGCGTGGGGGTGAAGGGGTGGCTGGTCCACTGCTCGACCGGGCCGGTCGGCACGACATCGGTGTGCCCTGCGAAAGCGAGGGTCTTGCGCGTTTTCTGGCTGGCACCTGCGGGGGCCGCCAATCGCTTAGCCCACAGATTGGTGACCCTGAGATCAGCGGGCCCGCTTTCAAGGGTTTCCAGCGTGAAGCCGAGCGCTGTCAGCCGTGCGCCCAGGATGGTCTGGCAGCCCGCGTCATCGGGCGTGACAGAGGGGCGCGAAATGAGGTGTTCGGCGAGCTGGAGCGTTCGGGACATCGAAAAATGGGAGGGTCAGAACTTCACGTCGAGCGTGATGTCGGTGAAGGTGGGTTCGTCCACCTGGTCGAGCAGCGCGCGTTCGTCGGCCGGGGCGGGCGGCGCGGTGCGGTTTTGCAGGCGCCACATCAGGTTGGTCGGCGAATCGGCTTGCGACAGGCCTTCGGCCCGCGTGACCCGCTCGTCGTTGATCAGCCGTGCGATGTCTTCCTCGAAGGTTTGCGATCCCTGCGCCATCGATTGCTCCATGGCTTCCTTGACGGCCGTGAAGTCGCCTTTTTCGATGAGTTCAGCGACCAGCGCGGTGTTCAGCATCACTTCGAGCGCGGGCACCCGGCTGCCGCTCGGCGTGCGCAACAGGCGTTGTGCCACGATGGCGCGGAGTGCGCTGCCGAGGTCGCCCAGCAGCGTGCCGCGCACTTCGACCGGGTAGAAGCTCAGGATGCGGTTGAGCGCGCGATAGCTGTTGTTGGCGTGCAGCGTGGCCACGCAGAGGTGGCCCGACTGCGCGTAGGCGATGGCGGCCGTCATGGTTTCGCGGTCACGAATCTCGCCGATCTGGATCACATCGGGCGCCTGGCGCAGCGCGTTCTTCAGGGCGACCTGAAGCGATTGCGTGTCGCTGCCGACGTCGCGCTGGTTCACCATCGATTTCTTGTTCGTATAGGTGAACTCGATCGGCTCTTCGACCGTCAGGATGTGGCCCGACGCGTTCTCGTTGCGGTAGTCGAGCATCGAGGCGAGCGTCGTGGTCTTGCCCGCGCCCGTGGCGCCCACCATCAGGATCAGCCCGCGCTTTTCCATGATGAGCGTCTTCAGGATGTCGGGCAGGTTCAGGTCGCCAAAGCTCGGGATGACCGACGCGATGTGCCGGATCACCACCGCGTACGTGCCGCGCTGGCGCATGGCGCTGATGCGGTAGTTGCCGGCGCCTTCCAGCGCAATCGCCATGTTCAGCTCGCCCATGCGCTCCAGTTCTGCGATGCGGCTTTCGTGCACCACCTCCGCCAGCAGGTTGAGCGGCGCTTCAGCCGGCAAAATCTGCGCGTTGATCGGCAGGCAATTCCCGTTGATCCGGATCAGCGCGGGCGAATGCGCCGAGAGGTAGATGTCGGACGCTTTGCGTTCGGCCATCAGGCGAAGAATTCGCTCCATCGTTCCGACCATCGGGATCTCCTAGGTTGTTGTGGTGAAAGCCGTCTGCCGCCGTCGACTGCCGCGATCAGTCGCGCAGCAGATCGTTGAGCGACGTGGTCGAACGCGTCTTGGCGTCCACCTTCTTCATGATGATGGCGGCGTAGGTGCTGTACTTGCCGCCCGGCTTGGGCAGGTTGCCGGCCACGACCACCGAGCCGGCCGGCACGCGGCCGTAGCTCACCGAGTCGGTGGCGCGGTCGTAGATCGGCGTGCTCTGGCCGATGAAAACGCCCATCGACA
Proteins encoded:
- a CDS encoding ABC-F family ATP-binding cassette domain-containing protein, with translation MITLKNVILRRSAKKLLDGATVTLNPGEKVGLVGRNGAGKSTLFALFNGSIHEDGGDFYVPKQWRMAQVAQDMPETEEAATDFVVGGDTRLVELRATLAAIEAAYEANPEDADVGMELAHAYTDLADAGEHDAVPRAQALILGLGFKSHELDEPVNSFSGGWRMRLQLARALMCPSDLLLLDEPTNHLDLDALVWLEAWLQKYAGTMIVISHDREFLDAVTDVTLHIANAQLTRYGGNYSTFELLRAEQMALQQTAFSKQQDKIAHLQKFIDRFKAKASKAKQAQSRVKALERMEKVAPLLAEADFTFEFKEPGNIPNPMLSISGASFGYQPEGEPAKTILTGVSRSVQGGQRIGILGANGQGKSTLVKTIAREMGALAGEVTEGKGLNIGYFAQQELDVLRPQDNPLEHMVRLARDATAAGNAPKEGTGEQALRGFLGSFNFSGDMVRQAVGTMSGGEKARLVLAMMVWQRPNLLLLDEPTNHLDLATREALAVALNEFEGTLMLVSHDRALLRSVCDEFWMVGRGAVTDFDGDLDDYQRYLLDEAKRQREEAKVATRQASASTSTAVKPIVSTGGDASAGKKPDLKPLQREIAKIDERLVAVGTEKAVLEARLAHSLPPLDLAEAGKRLKAINEEIGTLEERWMAVSGELEALVA
- the prmB gene encoding 50S ribosomal protein L3 N(5)-glutamine methyltransferase; amino-acid sequence: MSTVIELIEAGAQQLVDAGVAFGHGTDNAFDEAAWLVLWRLGFEIDDIDAAADQPVAPPDAAKVAALLAERIETRKPAAYLTKEAWLQGVSFFVDERAIVPRSFIAELLVEGSIDYWLGAHTRRVLDLCTGNGSLAVIAALTYPDIAIDAADLSIDALQVAAINVTRHDLDARVTLIQSDGLTRVRGPYDLILCNPPYVNAASMAALPAEYLAEPALALAGGADGMDFIRTLFTDAPAHMSERSVLVLEIGNERPHFEAAFPQLEAVWLDTSAGEDQVLLVTREALAPTFSS
- the dapE gene encoding succinyl-diaminopimelate desuccinylase encodes the protein MSRTLQLAEHLISRPSVTPDDAGCQTILGARLTALGFTLETLESGPADLRVTNLWAKRLAAPAGASQKTRKTLAFAGHTDVVPTGPVEQWTSHPFTPTHRDGKLYGRGACDMKTSIAAFVVAIEEFLETTPDPKLNLALLLTSDEEGPAVDGTVIVCDTLSARNETVDYCIVGEPTAVERCGDMIKNGRRGTMSGKLTVKGVQGHIAYPHLAKNPVHAFAPALAELVAINAAGGWDAGNAYFQPTSWQISNIHAGTGASNVIPGSAVVDFNFRFSTESTPEALQRRVVAVLDAHGVDHDLRWTVGGLPFLTTPGELVEAVQAAITDETGFTTELSTSGGTSDARFIARICKQVIELGPVNASIHKIDEHIDVASIETLKNIYRRTLERLNGLQ
- a CDS encoding PilT/PilU family type 4a pilus ATPase, with translation MVGTMERILRLMAERKASDIYLSAHSPALIRINGNCLPINAQILPAEAPLNLLAEVVHESRIAELERMGELNMAIALEGAGNYRISAMRQRGTYAVVIRHIASVIPSFGDLNLPDILKTLIMEKRGLILMVGATGAGKTTTLASMLDYRNENASGHILTVEEPIEFTYTNKKSMVNQRDVGSDTQSLQVALKNALRQAPDVIQIGEIRDRETMTAAIAYAQSGHLCVATLHANNSYRALNRILSFYPVEVRGTLLGDLGSALRAIVAQRLLRTPSGSRVPALEVMLNTALVAELIEKGDFTAVKEAMEQSMAQGSQTFEEDIARLINDERVTRAEGLSQADSPTNLMWRLQNRTAPPAPADERALLDQVDEPTFTDITLDVKF